Proteins from a single region of Oculatellaceae cyanobacterium:
- a CDS encoding AAA family ATPase has protein sequence MKLDHLNLLADSWSQVISIQSQQLERTRTLGWIDLNFASPRNLPVFFCSLGQSQFKQVRYFNDTCYIKATSLSQELIPPGDDCLQILDFVSDCSFAGVFVLENLQSLMVNSKNVNGVEQERTQKIIAKLVNIFYEFKVTEVSKYLLLLSTNEADLPEQLVALIPHVRNPLPTLKEISNFLSNFLPGLLDLGNANSNWQNNHLLSNADIDSLSIAASGLSIEEIKIGLRMGVNEKVGSRGDSLPVPSSPYPRSADTHGGSLPSASDQGTQLQLKEFLLDYKVERLRGYGLDFIGKPNVPDFGGLDLLKVAIKEVKADYSPKARTANIPLPKGWLLVGPPGTGKTLAAKVIARELGFPLLCVDVGAIASQGAAYLRQLIDRVEACAPAVIYFDEFDKLFLASSDTGEDTGARAILGLLLTWLQEKQSATFAIATLNRLKALPPELTRIGRFDEIFYVGFPQAVERQQIVSLHAARFDERYKYGDSPLTESEWKIFLGKTMNCTGAELQKIVEKAARKLFYEGRPVKIGLNELLETRATITPLYVRDPDRVLALENEARYITSPASSEDLSIYAPPLRTFWGEQVNGDD, from the coding sequence ATGAAGTTGGATCATTTAAACTTACTGGCAGACTCTTGGTCACAGGTAATTTCCATTCAATCACAACAGCTAGAACGTACTCGCACTTTGGGGTGGATTGATCTTAATTTTGCTTCTCCTAGAAATCTACCCGTATTTTTTTGCAGTTTAGGGCAAAGCCAGTTTAAACAAGTTAGGTATTTTAACGATACTTGTTATATAAAAGCAACTTCCTTATCACAAGAATTAATCCCGCCTGGAGATGATTGCCTGCAAATTTTAGATTTTGTATCTGATTGCAGTTTCGCTGGAGTTTTCGTGTTGGAAAACTTGCAGTCATTAATGGTTAATTCTAAAAATGTTAATGGAGTTGAGCAGGAACGAACCCAAAAAATTATTGCCAAACTGGTAAATATTTTTTACGAGTTTAAAGTTACTGAGGTTTCCAAGTATTTGCTGTTGCTAAGTACCAATGAAGCTGATTTGCCCGAACAGCTTGTTGCACTTATTCCCCATGTTAGGAACCCATTACCAACACTTAAGGAGATTAGCAACTTTTTATCCAACTTTCTACCTGGTTTACTAGATCTGGGTAATGCTAATAGCAATTGGCAAAACAACCATTTGCTTAGTAACGCAGATATAGATTCTTTATCTATTGCTGCGTCTGGGTTAAGTATTGAGGAAATTAAAATTGGACTGCGGATGGGAGTTAATGAAAAAGTAGGAAGTAGGGGAGACTCGCTACCAGTCCCCTCTTCTCCCTACCCCCGTTCGGCTGACACTCACGGCGGAAGCCTGCCCTCTGCCTCCGATCAAGGTACACAGCTTCAACTTAAAGAATTTTTATTAGATTACAAGGTAGAACGATTACGAGGTTATGGGTTAGATTTCATTGGCAAACCCAACGTCCCTGATTTTGGTGGGTTAGATTTATTGAAAGTAGCAATTAAGGAAGTTAAGGCTGATTATTCCCCAAAAGCACGAACAGCTAATATTCCGCTACCAAAAGGATGGTTGCTAGTTGGGCCACCAGGTACAGGTAAGACACTTGCAGCTAAAGTGATTGCTAGAGAATTGGGATTTCCGCTTTTATGTGTTGATGTGGGCGCTATAGCGAGTCAAGGAGCAGCTTATCTGCGACAATTAATAGACCGCGTAGAAGCTTGCGCCCCTGCTGTGATTTATTTTGACGAGTTTGATAAGCTATTCTTGGCATCTTCTGACACTGGAGAAGATACGGGAGCTAGAGCAATATTGGGCTTATTGCTTACATGGCTGCAAGAAAAGCAGTCAGCGACATTTGCGATCGCTACTCTTAACAGATTAAAAGCATTACCTCCAGAGTTAACTAGAATAGGACGCTTTGATGAAATTTTCTATGTGGGTTTCCCTCAAGCAGTTGAGCGCCAGCAAATCGTGTCATTACACGCGGCTAGGTTTGATGAGCGCTACAAATACGGTGATAGCCCCCTTACAGAATCTGAATGGAAGATATTTTTGGGTAAGACCATGAATTGTACAGGTGCGGAACTCCAAAAAATTGTGGAGAAAGCAGCACGAAAACTCTTTTATGAAGGTCGTCCGGTTAAGATTGGGTTAAATGAGTTATTGGAGACTAGAGCAACTATTACCCCACTATATGTCCGCGATCCAGATCGGGTGTTAGCTCTTGAGAATGAAGCTAGATATATTACCTCTCCCGCGTCTAGCGAGGATCTATCTATATATGCTCCACCTCTTAGAACTTTCTGGGGAGAACAAGTTAATGGCGATGACTAA
- a CDS encoding DUF3102 domain-containing protein has product MEPPENSVIADFDTQAESFNASDTGSDSKTKTVEKDHSDHTTQQYTVGSKVCHYNDRVVGEIVELEGLSAKVSFNGDYPKIVLLSKLILASDLQTTQPTNKEEDWTDYEDTDPVDRVKPSQPSKQPVPSLFDYEALKDETRVRVQECTNEIKTLVRNTQENIITIGKKLAEVQQLLRHDKKGGFRNWLSTEFGWTYRSAYNFIHVWETFGNCENFSQLNIATSALYLLAAPSTPEAARKDALKLAQEGVPISNKLAKNLVAEYKPQKKPKQSPFSKEALQENQEKFSEIYPFQIGDRVELLNPPPESGWSPGDRVIIDDVDYQTQTVFVKLDPNQIGRLCKSFSFEDVQKVDTAKSLQAKLFSLESIAPTSTPVDFAAFKDEDLKAAFKAIKQNLKAVKLELTRRYLEQVEPTQLGKMQPSDASASNYFKQESSDSTPASSNHPQRFNPNRLGLAAMVEA; this is encoded by the coding sequence ATGGAACCCCCAGAAAATTCAGTAATTGCTGATTTTGATACCCAGGCTGAGTCTTTTAATGCCTCAGATACAGGTAGTGACTCAAAGACTAAGACAGTTGAAAAAGATCATAGCGATCATACAACACAACAGTATACGGTTGGCTCGAAGGTATGCCATTACAACGACCGAGTAGTTGGAGAGATAGTTGAACTCGAAGGATTGAGCGCCAAGGTAAGTTTTAACGGCGACTACCCCAAAATAGTTCTATTATCTAAGCTAATTCTGGCATCTGATCTTCAAACCACTCAACCTACTAACAAAGAAGAAGACTGGACTGATTACGAAGACACCGATCCAGTAGATCGAGTAAAACCCTCCCAGCCGTCTAAGCAGCCCGTACCTTCACTATTTGACTATGAAGCACTAAAGGATGAAACTCGTGTTCGAGTCCAAGAGTGTACAAACGAAATTAAAACATTGGTTCGTAACACCCAGGAAAACATCATTACCATTGGGAAAAAACTCGCGGAAGTTCAGCAGTTGCTAAGACACGACAAGAAAGGTGGGTTTCGCAATTGGCTTTCAACTGAATTTGGGTGGACTTACCGCAGCGCTTACAACTTTATTCATGTTTGGGAAACTTTCGGCAACTGTGAAAATTTTTCACAGTTGAACATTGCTACTTCAGCTTTGTACTTGCTAGCCGCGCCATCTACACCAGAAGCAGCCCGAAAAGACGCACTGAAATTAGCACAGGAAGGCGTACCTATTAGCAACAAGCTAGCCAAAAACTTAGTAGCAGAGTACAAACCCCAGAAAAAACCCAAACAATCGCCTTTTAGTAAAGAAGCATTACAGGAGAACCAAGAAAAATTTAGCGAAATTTATCCTTTTCAAATAGGCGATCGCGTAGAACTATTAAACCCGCCCCCAGAATCAGGGTGGAGTCCGGGCGATCGCGTCATCATAGACGACGTTGACTACCAAACTCAAACAGTATTCGTAAAATTAGATCCCAATCAAATCGGACGTTTATGTAAAAGTTTTAGCTTTGAGGACGTTCAAAAAGTAGACACAGCTAAATCATTGCAAGCAAAATTATTTAGCTTAGAATCAATTGCGCCTACAAGTACCCCAGTTGATTTCGCTGCCTTCAAAGATGAAGATCTTAAAGCTGCCTTCAAAGCTATCAAGCAAAATTTAAAAGCGGTCAAACTAGAACTTACTCGCCGCTATCTTGAGCAAGTAGAGCCAACACAACTGGGAAAGATGCAACCAAGTGACGCTTCCGCCTCCAACTACTTCAAGCAGGAAAGCTCTGACTCAACTCCTGCGTCATCTAATCATCCCCAAAGATTCAATCCCAACAGGCTGGGACTAGCAGCAATGGTGGAGGCATAA